A window of the Pelagicoccus albus genome harbors these coding sequences:
- the pyrF gene encoding orotidine-5'-phosphate decarboxylase, giving the protein MSNTTQSKNTCELILALDIEEREDALALLKKAGPELKWAKIGLQMFTKYGPDYVRQIADLGKNVFLDLKLHDIPNTVAKAIESVGKLPIQMLTIHTCGGKEMMEWAIKAQQSVNPELQLLGVTVLTSMDQNSLELLGIKQSPADRVAHLASLAKDAGMSGLVCSTHEVKTIREAHGDHFQLITPGVRPAGAEAGDQKRIMTPAQAREVGSTYIVVGRPIYGAENPAAAVASIKAELEA; this is encoded by the coding sequence ATGTCGAATACCACTCAAAGCAAAAATACCTGTGAACTCATTCTCGCCCTCGATATCGAGGAAAGAGAGGACGCCCTCGCCCTTCTCAAAAAGGCTGGCCCGGAGCTCAAGTGGGCAAAGATCGGCCTGCAAATGTTCACCAAGTATGGTCCCGACTACGTTCGCCAGATCGCCGATCTTGGCAAAAACGTCTTCCTGGACCTGAAGCTACACGACATCCCTAACACGGTCGCAAAGGCGATCGAATCGGTGGGGAAGCTCCCAATCCAAATGCTCACCATCCACACCTGCGGTGGAAAAGAGATGATGGAATGGGCCATCAAGGCTCAGCAGTCCGTTAACCCGGAGCTCCAGCTTCTCGGTGTAACTGTGCTCACTTCCATGGACCAAAATTCGCTAGAACTGCTGGGAATCAAGCAAAGCCCAGCGGACCGCGTTGCCCACTTGGCCAGCCTCGCAAAAGACGCAGGCATGTCGGGACTCGTTTGCTCCACGCATGAGGTGAAAACCATTCGCGAAGCCCACGGTGATCATTTCCAGCTCATCACCCCTGGCGTTCGTCCCGCAGGAGCCGAGGCTGGAGACCAAAAGCGTATTATGACTCCAGCCCAAGCTCGCGAAGTCGGTTCAACCTACATCGTAGTCGGTCGCCCTATCTACGGAGCCGAAAATCCGGCTGCTGCCGTGGCTTCCATCAAGGCTGAACTCGAAGCCTAA
- the ispE gene encoding 4-(cytidine 5'-diphospho)-2-C-methyl-D-erythritol kinase produces MGQIEVFSPAKINLFLSVLGRMENGFHELASLVAQVDFGDRLFIDWEAADSAAVELSCDDPSLPTDSGNLAYAAAEGFLLRSGLKWRVRIRLEKRIPHGAGLGGGSSNASAVLTALGKLAQEAGELGLSRGETLELAAELGSDCPLFLDQKPKLMRGRGEVLSPVFGAAAEDLVGRELLLFKPSFSISTPWAYKTLAATEGAYDQREWAEERLAAWSSGDLDLSQLLHNSFEKVAFPKYAAFDPLFRKMKGYSLECLMSGSGSSCFALLSSSSNVALLEGVVRDCWGDRVFVKRAKVLG; encoded by the coding sequence ATGGGGCAAATCGAGGTTTTCAGTCCAGCAAAGATCAACCTGTTTCTCTCGGTACTTGGCCGCATGGAGAACGGGTTTCACGAACTTGCCAGTTTGGTAGCCCAGGTCGATTTTGGCGACCGTTTGTTCATCGATTGGGAAGCGGCTGACTCGGCTGCGGTGGAGTTGAGTTGTGACGATCCTAGCTTGCCCACCGATTCCGGAAATTTGGCTTACGCTGCGGCGGAGGGTTTCCTGCTGCGAAGCGGGCTCAAGTGGAGGGTTCGTATCCGTCTGGAAAAACGAATACCGCACGGAGCTGGGCTAGGCGGAGGAAGCAGCAACGCCTCAGCGGTTCTTACAGCTCTTGGCAAGCTAGCCCAAGAGGCGGGAGAACTTGGGCTCTCGCGCGGCGAAACCCTGGAGCTTGCGGCGGAATTAGGATCTGATTGCCCACTGTTTTTAGACCAAAAGCCCAAGCTGATGCGTGGGCGTGGGGAGGTTTTATCGCCTGTATTTGGAGCAGCGGCTGAGGATCTCGTGGGACGCGAGCTTCTGCTTTTTAAGCCGTCTTTTTCGATCAGTACGCCATGGGCTTACAAAACGTTGGCCGCTACGGAGGGCGCCTATGACCAACGGGAATGGGCGGAGGAGCGATTGGCTGCCTGGTCTAGCGGGGATTTGGATTTGAGTCAGCTGCTGCATAACAGCTTCGAAAAGGTCGCCTTCCCAAAATACGCTGCCTTTGACCCATTGTTTAGAAAAATGAAGGGTTATTCATTAGAATGCCTAATGTCGGGCAGTGGGAGCTCTTGTTTCGCGCTTTTATCTTCGTCCTCTAATGTTGCTCTTCTTGAAGGTGTGGTCCGAGACTGTTGGGGTGACCGCGTTTTCGTGAAGCGAGCCAAGGTATTAGGCTGA
- the ptsP gene encoding phosphoenolpyruvate--protein phosphotransferase has translation MEESDKSELVLTGIAASPGIAHGHIYLLAEREIKVPKYSVAESDLKAEEDRLDNAIVETRKQIQKIQEEISGSIGEEEARIFDAHLLVLEDQALIDESIREMHSHGCNIENAVFRVGQRYVEAFDQIDDEYLRERASDIRDVMRRLLSNLTGQQLEHLGQIVQNRVLVASDVTPSDSASMDQSNLLAIVTDGGSKTSHTVIVARSMGIPAVVGLGTITSKVHSDSVVLVDGYDGKVIINPSDSTLFQYGKRKDEKLSFERRMIEFARDTTSRTRDGVRIDLMANIERGEEASKALELGADGVGLFRSEYLFMNANKLPSEEEQFTAYKRAIEGMEGLPVTIRTLDLGGDKFVESSELPLYRESNPFLGYRAIRFCLDHEALFLSQLRAILRASAFGKARIMYPMISGALELNRANEMLETAKSHLREGGIAFDEGIQAGAMIEIPSAAVAADTLISGSSFFSVGTNDLIQYLLAVDRLNDRVAHLYEPTHPAVVRTLNSIVSAAKAGNIGVSICGEVAGDPVMVPLLVGLGVESLSMSATLIPNVKFVIQNMDLAEAQDIAKMALETTDGSIILERLLDFYTSRMDQLY, from the coding sequence ATGGAAGAATCAGATAAGTCCGAACTTGTGTTAACCGGTATCGCGGCCTCACCCGGCATCGCGCACGGTCACATCTATCTTCTGGCGGAGAGGGAAATCAAAGTCCCCAAGTATTCAGTAGCAGAGTCTGATTTGAAGGCCGAGGAGGATCGCTTGGACAATGCGATCGTCGAAACCCGCAAGCAGATCCAAAAGATCCAAGAGGAAATCTCTGGGTCGATAGGAGAGGAAGAAGCTCGGATTTTCGATGCTCACCTACTCGTTCTCGAAGATCAGGCCCTGATCGACGAGTCCATACGCGAAATGCACTCCCATGGCTGCAACATCGAGAACGCAGTCTTTCGGGTAGGCCAGCGTTATGTGGAAGCCTTTGACCAGATCGATGACGAGTATCTGAGAGAGCGAGCCAGCGACATTCGTGATGTCATGCGCCGCTTGTTGAGCAATCTGACGGGTCAACAGCTAGAGCATCTCGGTCAGATTGTTCAGAACCGCGTTCTGGTCGCGAGTGACGTGACTCCTTCCGATTCGGCTTCCATGGACCAGTCTAATTTGCTGGCGATTGTGACCGATGGAGGTAGCAAGACGAGCCACACGGTTATTGTTGCCCGATCGATGGGGATTCCCGCAGTAGTAGGGCTCGGCACCATAACTTCCAAGGTCCATTCGGATTCGGTGGTTTTGGTAGATGGCTACGACGGCAAAGTCATAATCAACCCTAGCGACTCTACCCTATTCCAATACGGCAAGCGCAAGGACGAGAAGCTTTCCTTCGAAAGGCGGATGATTGAGTTCGCCCGCGATACCACCTCCAGGACGCGGGACGGAGTTCGAATCGATCTGATGGCGAATATCGAGAGAGGCGAGGAAGCTTCCAAGGCTCTGGAGCTCGGCGCGGATGGAGTAGGGCTTTTCCGCTCGGAGTACCTCTTCATGAATGCCAACAAGCTGCCTAGCGAGGAGGAGCAGTTTACTGCCTACAAGCGGGCCATCGAAGGTATGGAGGGACTTCCGGTGACGATCCGTACTTTGGATTTGGGCGGAGACAAGTTCGTTGAATCTTCCGAATTGCCTCTCTATCGCGAGTCGAACCCATTCCTTGGATACAGGGCGATTCGCTTTTGCTTGGATCATGAGGCGCTTTTTCTCAGTCAGCTTAGAGCAATTCTGCGAGCTAGCGCCTTTGGCAAAGCTCGGATAATGTATCCAATGATCAGTGGCGCATTGGAGCTTAATCGAGCGAATGAAATGCTCGAAACCGCAAAGAGTCACTTGAGAGAAGGTGGTATCGCTTTCGATGAGGGGATTCAGGCGGGCGCCATGATTGAGATACCAAGTGCTGCCGTAGCGGCGGATACGCTTATCTCAGGATCTTCATTCTTCAGCGTAGGTACCAACGACCTGATCCAATACCTTTTAGCGGTGGATCGTCTGAATGATCGAGTTGCCCACCTCTACGAGCCAACTCATCCGGCGGTAGTCAGGACTCTTAATTCCATCGTTTCGGCCGCAAAGGCAGGAAATATTGGGGTAAGTATATGTGGGGAAGTCGCTGGCGATCCGGTAATGGTTCCGCTTCTGGTGGGGCTGGGTGTGGAAAGCCTCAGCATGTCAGCTACCTTGATTCCGAACGTGAAGTTCGTCATCCAAAACATGGATTTGGCCGAGGCTCAGGATATTGCCAAGATGGCTCTCGAGACGACGGATGGTTCCATCATTTTGGAGCGGCTCTTAGATTTCTACACCTCTCGAATGGATCAGCTTTATTGA
- a CDS encoding metalloregulator ArsR/SmtB family transcription factor: MKPAWDTLKTLADPTRLRILNLISQDELSVAELQDALGMAQSRISSQLAVLRQSNLVADRREGKKSFYSLNPEIPKNELALMQAALVAAAESPELQEDLENLNHVIARRRQQAEEYFNLIAGRLGKNYCPGRSWEGIGHFLLYLVPHIRVVDLGAGEGLISQLLARRAEHVYCVDSSTRMVEVGTELAKRNKLENLEYILGDIESTPLEDECVHLALLSQALHHASHPEKAIREAFRLLKPGGRLVILDLKEHNFEKAHELYADRWLGFSENKLHAWLKEAGFDKVEVTTISKEEEEPQFETVLASGIRPAQ, translated from the coding sequence ATGAAGCCTGCCTGGGATACATTAAAGACGCTCGCTGACCCGACTCGCCTTCGCATCTTGAATCTCATTTCTCAAGACGAACTATCCGTCGCGGAATTGCAGGACGCCCTCGGCATGGCTCAATCCCGCATTTCCTCCCAGCTCGCCGTCTTGCGACAATCCAATTTGGTCGCCGATCGTCGCGAGGGCAAAAAGTCATTCTACTCTTTGAACCCAGAAATCCCCAAGAATGAGCTAGCGCTTATGCAAGCGGCTCTCGTCGCAGCGGCTGAATCTCCGGAACTTCAAGAAGACCTTGAAAACCTGAATCACGTAATCGCGAGGCGTCGCCAACAAGCGGAGGAGTATTTCAACCTTATCGCAGGCCGCCTCGGAAAGAACTATTGCCCTGGACGATCTTGGGAAGGCATCGGCCATTTCCTTCTCTACCTTGTTCCTCACATCCGTGTTGTCGACCTCGGGGCCGGAGAGGGTCTTATCTCTCAATTGCTCGCTCGAAGAGCGGAGCACGTCTATTGCGTGGATAGTTCCACCCGTATGGTGGAAGTGGGTACAGAGCTGGCTAAACGCAATAAGCTAGAGAATCTCGAATACATTCTCGGCGATATAGAAAGCACGCCCCTCGAAGACGAATGCGTCCACCTCGCCTTGCTAAGCCAAGCATTGCACCACGCGTCCCATCCAGAGAAAGCGATCCGAGAAGCCTTCCGCCTGCTCAAGCCGGGAGGGCGACTCGTAATCCTAGACCTGAAGGAGCATAATTTCGAAAAGGCGCACGAACTGTATGCGGACCGATGGCTAGGCTTTTCGGAAAACAAACTCCATGCCTGGTTAAAGGAGGCTGGCTTCGACAAAGTGGAAGTTACCACCATTTCGAAAGAAGAGGAAGAGCCTCAATTCGAAACCGTATTGGCCAGCGGAATACGGCCAGCTCAATAA
- the greA gene encoding transcription elongation factor GreA, whose protein sequence is MNEEAVLEIISRKPELKAAKAKLEAMQPGNYCIHQSWGFGQIKDYDEPENKLIIDFEGKEGHRMDPGFCVNTMQVLLPDHLLVRKELDPASVEALIANEPAELIVELLKQYPNSAASTAEIESVLARVIGPIKYKKWWTATKKLLAKDPRISVPARKTGMYLLRDEPVTLEEELIEDYNATQSAKRRVAIAETLLDTVGEKLEEHRDALGLILHTLATAVRESNQLTSAEKLKGAWIRNDVARLLEIDVETFEPSVVQILSDIDGLDQLIDELPTNSQGRALKAIKASHPADWKEICFSLLKNSSGKFTTDSVNFLVENGFAEEIKETFTRWQTEQNLKEPVLLWIVKNRSSKKYSELIQDMIQPRLLNSIFFAIDYEALQSSTSKRIPLADILSEDKELIPDLLAEADAETARDLANNLLLNQGFEELTKKSLLARFIKLFPSVQSLLESDETQESQGLMVSKESYEKAVAEFDDIVTKKIPENSQAIAEARELGDLKENSEYKMAKQDQQILMSRRNLLEADIKRAQITDFTSATTETVGIGNVVTLKDDADGTEVTYTLLGAWDGDPDNYIISYQTPLGKSMLGKRIGDQVSVTVGSTENKLTITNIERYIDKK, encoded by the coding sequence ATGAACGAAGAAGCCGTATTGGAAATCATTTCGAGAAAGCCGGAGCTGAAGGCAGCCAAGGCAAAACTGGAGGCAATGCAGCCGGGCAACTACTGCATTCACCAAAGCTGGGGATTCGGTCAAATCAAAGACTACGACGAGCCAGAAAATAAGCTGATCATCGATTTCGAGGGAAAAGAAGGTCACCGCATGGATCCGGGATTCTGCGTGAACACGATGCAAGTTCTCCTCCCCGACCACCTTCTAGTCCGCAAGGAGCTCGACCCCGCATCAGTCGAAGCATTGATCGCAAATGAGCCAGCAGAGCTAATTGTAGAGCTGTTGAAGCAGTATCCGAACTCGGCCGCCAGCACCGCGGAAATCGAAAGCGTGCTCGCCCGCGTCATTGGGCCAATCAAGTACAAGAAGTGGTGGACCGCGACCAAGAAGCTCTTGGCGAAAGACCCTCGTATCTCTGTTCCTGCCCGCAAAACAGGCATGTACCTGCTCCGCGACGAGCCAGTTACTCTGGAAGAAGAGCTCATCGAGGACTACAATGCCACTCAGTCGGCAAAACGCCGCGTTGCGATCGCCGAAACCTTGCTTGATACGGTTGGTGAAAAGCTGGAAGAACACCGCGACGCACTTGGACTCATCCTTCATACATTGGCGACAGCGGTTCGCGAATCCAACCAGCTCACCTCTGCCGAAAAGCTAAAGGGAGCTTGGATCCGTAACGACGTGGCTCGTCTGCTAGAAATCGACGTAGAAACCTTTGAGCCATCCGTCGTTCAGATCCTTTCCGACATCGACGGCTTGGACCAGCTCATCGACGAGCTTCCAACCAACTCCCAAGGACGCGCACTCAAGGCAATCAAGGCTTCGCATCCAGCCGACTGGAAAGAAATCTGTTTCTCTCTTCTAAAGAACAGTTCCGGCAAGTTCACTACCGACAGCGTAAACTTCCTCGTCGAAAACGGCTTCGCCGAGGAAATCAAAGAGACGTTCACACGCTGGCAGACTGAACAGAACCTCAAGGAACCTGTTTTGCTTTGGATCGTTAAGAACCGTAGCTCCAAAAAGTACTCGGAACTGATTCAAGACATGATTCAGCCACGCCTTCTCAACTCGATCTTCTTCGCGATCGACTACGAAGCGCTGCAATCTTCGACCTCCAAGCGCATCCCTCTCGCCGATATCCTCAGCGAGGACAAGGAGCTCATCCCCGACCTGCTCGCTGAAGCCGACGCGGAAACCGCTCGCGACTTGGCTAACAACCTTCTGCTCAACCAAGGTTTCGAGGAACTGACCAAGAAGTCCCTACTCGCTCGTTTCATCAAGCTCTTCCCAAGTGTTCAGTCCTTGCTCGAAAGCGACGAAACACAAGAGAGCCAAGGCCTCATGGTTTCCAAGGAGAGCTACGAAAAGGCAGTTGCGGAATTCGACGACATCGTCACCAAGAAAATTCCAGAGAACTCCCAAGCCATCGCGGAAGCCCGCGAACTGGGCGACCTCAAGGAAAATTCCGAGTACAAGATGGCGAAGCAAGACCAGCAGATTCTCATGTCTCGCCGCAACCTTTTGGAAGCCGACATCAAGAGAGCGCAGATCACAGACTTCACTTCCGCAACTACCGAAACCGTTGGTATCGGAAATGTCGTTACGCTGAAAGACGACGCGGACGGAACGGAAGTTACCTACACCCTTCTCGGAGCTTGGGACGGCGATCCAGACAACTACATCATCTCTTACCAGACTCCACTGGGCAAGAGCATGCTGGGCAAGCGAATCGGCGACCAAGTATCCGTCACGGTCGGATCCACCGAAAACAAGCTTACCATCACCAACATCGAACGCTACATCGACAAGAAGTAG
- a CDS encoding RsmB/NOP family class I SAM-dependent RNA methyltransferase, with amino-acid sequence MSDNSWSKAVDLVAFFLRKPARMSHLLERIPENWAPGKRRACQSLLFGTVRHVALLEKALDEFIRRRPKPQLWAALLVSSRELMEQPERSPKIVHNAVREIGKRFSKAEKGLANAVLRKVVARIPELLDEPLSAPADLCWRYSHPRWLVDRWLEQFGWEETVAFLQWNQEESAVFARWQRDTEEVTALSPCPNVEGFFKLDPGAWAEISPFVEAGRLYVQNPAASLAPKSLAKAAPIGRWLDLCAAPGGKGLLLEQLSGPDLAEIISVDLPGPRFERMESNFHRYGAKKIRALPADVLKLESEKLGLFEGVLLDAPCSNSGVLQHKIDARWRQSPDGLEDLLALQAELLDAASGFVAEGGALVYSTCSVDSSENDGIIDGFLAKEKGKLFELETSEVSLPWKQGRDGAGIFVLRKKAGA; translated from the coding sequence ATGAGTGATAATTCTTGGAGTAAAGCAGTGGATTTGGTGGCATTTTTCCTCCGGAAGCCTGCCCGTATGAGCCATCTACTGGAACGCATCCCAGAAAATTGGGCCCCAGGCAAGCGGAGGGCCTGCCAGTCTCTGCTTTTCGGAACGGTTCGACACGTAGCTTTGTTGGAGAAGGCTCTCGACGAATTTATCAGGCGGCGTCCTAAGCCCCAGCTTTGGGCAGCTTTGCTGGTTTCCTCTCGAGAGCTGATGGAGCAGCCCGAGCGTTCTCCCAAAATTGTGCACAATGCGGTTCGGGAGATCGGGAAACGGTTCAGCAAGGCAGAAAAGGGCTTGGCGAACGCAGTCCTCCGCAAAGTTGTCGCTCGGATTCCGGAGCTCCTGGATGAGCCCCTTTCTGCACCTGCCGATTTGTGCTGGAGGTACAGCCATCCTCGTTGGCTGGTTGATCGGTGGCTTGAGCAGTTTGGTTGGGAAGAGACGGTCGCCTTTTTACAGTGGAACCAGGAAGAGTCCGCTGTTTTCGCTCGCTGGCAAAGGGACACGGAAGAGGTGACGGCTTTGTCTCCCTGCCCGAATGTAGAAGGTTTCTTCAAGCTAGACCCGGGGGCATGGGCTGAAATTTCTCCTTTTGTGGAAGCAGGTCGACTCTATGTGCAAAATCCGGCGGCGAGCTTAGCTCCAAAAAGCTTGGCAAAGGCCGCCCCAATCGGACGTTGGTTAGACCTATGCGCCGCACCGGGAGGGAAGGGGCTGTTACTCGAGCAATTGAGCGGACCCGATCTGGCCGAAATTATCTCGGTCGATTTGCCGGGACCTCGATTCGAGAGGATGGAGTCAAACTTTCACCGTTATGGAGCAAAGAAAATCCGTGCTTTGCCAGCTGATGTTTTGAAGCTTGAAAGTGAAAAGCTCGGTCTGTTCGAAGGGGTGCTGCTGGATGCTCCCTGCAGTAACTCCGGGGTTTTGCAGCATAAGATAGATGCCCGCTGGAGACAGTCCCCAGATGGCCTCGAGGATCTGCTTGCTTTGCAGGCTGAACTTTTAGATGCGGCTTCCGGATTTGTCGCAGAAGGAGGAGCTCTGGTTTACAGCACCTGTAGCGTGGATAGCTCAGAAAATGATGGCATCATTGACGGCTTTCTAGCCAAAGAAAAAGGCAAGCTCTTCGAACTTGAGACGTCGGAAGTCAGCTTGCCTTGGAAGCAGGGCCGTGATGGGGCCGGTATCTTTGTTTTGAGAAAAAAGGCGGGAGCCTAA